A single window of Deinococcus ruber DNA harbors:
- a CDS encoding NADAR domain-containing protein, with translation MLTFQVLQDALAGHIVAAGTGHRPQDIPGFSALGFPALVETAKAAIQQSGATAIVAGGAIGWDQALAQAALELHLPLVLALPFPGQENRWRPDDQARYAAQLTQASAAVYFHDVAPTTQDELLIAMNGRNAVMVDAADVVLAFWSGKARGGTANAVAYAKRIGRPIQNAWNHLWSCKPPADLPKTLIDIRIQTTKTGFQVNLTHGPHQKNIEETLVCRNDQLFLTAMLTAVRALKRADYLRFNLSGDQVLQIRQLQEESARDFLEPQVGSSQVDRPRVRLALLKEELIAALGQYPHNLGTFGRRPVASISGFQGEYRFLSNFWTSPVLLDDVQYGSVEAAFQAAKTTDPSQRQVFQTADPATAKRLGKLLKLRPDWNDLRLDVMRDLLEQKFAPGSALAKQLKATGRKPLIEANTWGDTFWGVSKGVGSNHLGQLLEEIRAML, from the coding sequence ATGCTGACGTTTCAGGTCTTGCAGGATGCCCTGGCCGGTCACATCGTCGCCGCCGGAACAGGCCACCGCCCCCAGGACATTCCTGGATTCTCAGCGCTGGGCTTTCCGGCCCTGGTCGAAACCGCCAAGGCAGCCATTCAGCAGTCAGGCGCAACCGCTATCGTCGCTGGAGGGGCCATTGGCTGGGATCAGGCCCTCGCTCAGGCAGCGTTGGAACTCCATCTTCCATTGGTGCTCGCGCTCCCGTTCCCGGGACAGGAGAACCGCTGGAGACCCGACGATCAGGCCCGCTACGCCGCGCAGCTCACCCAGGCCAGTGCCGCCGTCTATTTCCACGACGTGGCACCGACAACTCAGGATGAACTGCTGATCGCCATGAATGGCCGAAACGCTGTGATGGTGGATGCCGCTGACGTCGTTCTGGCGTTCTGGTCTGGTAAGGCCAGAGGCGGAACGGCGAACGCAGTCGCTTACGCCAAACGCATCGGCCGCCCCATCCAGAACGCCTGGAACCACCTGTGGAGCTGCAAGCCGCCCGCAGATCTTCCAAAAACATTGATCGACATCCGCATTCAGACCACCAAGACAGGCTTCCAGGTCAACCTCACGCACGGTCCTCACCAGAAGAACATCGAAGAAACGCTGGTGTGCCGAAACGACCAGCTGTTCCTGACGGCCATGCTGACCGCCGTTCGGGCATTGAAACGCGCGGACTACCTGCGGTTCAATCTCAGTGGCGATCAGGTGCTTCAGATTCGTCAGTTGCAGGAGGAATCCGCACGTGACTTTCTCGAACCACAGGTCGGCAGCAGCCAGGTGGACCGCCCGCGTGTCCGGCTCGCGCTCCTCAAAGAGGAACTGATCGCGGCCCTCGGGCAGTATCCGCACAACCTCGGCACCTTCGGAAGAAGGCCCGTCGCCAGCATTTCCGGCTTTCAAGGTGAATACCGCTTCCTCAGTAACTTCTGGACCAGTCCTGTCCTGCTGGACGACGTGCAGTACGGCAGTGTCGAAGCAGCCTTTCAGGCAGCCAAAACCACTGACCCTTCCCAGCGCCAGGTCTTTCAGACAGCTGATCCCGCCACGGCAAAACGTCTCGGGAAACTCCTGAAACTCCGGCCCGACTGGAATGATCTGCGGCTCGACGTGATGCGTGACCTGTTGGAGCAGAAGTTCGCTCCCGGCAGCGCGCTCGCCAAGCAGCTGAAAGCCACCGGACGCAAACCCCTCATCGAGGCCAATACCTGGGGAGACACCTTCTGGGGAGTCTCAAAGGGCGTCGGTTCCAATCATCTGGGTCAGTTGCTGGAAGAGATTCGCGCCATGCTCTGA
- a CDS encoding replication initiator protein A, translating to MVTGIPVKGHDERNLSELIFIPPQERLPKAMLTVHREFVSARGQPISMVCEGTPSLGLAHGLDNDVLVALINLYITAGAPADGMIRTTLYALMEVINMPKTAYYYRAVHAGLQRLQRTSYSITTPGWYDAGEQIYVTSHFSILNTVNTSHVKTGVDHRSLLQIMINDRITENIRNGYVKPLDLRLYGQLPTLGSRTLYRHLDSYLHAEKARGSAPYVVSMPLMSLAENLGYLDKRSDNLRRTFDALHPPLIASGYLQETAYSGRGAATTVHYVFGKQPEVNGDHLQLLRQYGVHDAVAERYARELNDNVPQIVERFLAQKARRTNRVKDDAAYLVSLLQNASSVLASSKREEVEQLHQQQASKKQAKVEARQQQVPLLSTTLNDLAPEAAAEKIFNRFRRRLFVTRGLTVSELDQLALLVSTGHVLPDEMEKSVMRATSTAAQGGDAMALLRNYLNS from the coding sequence ATGGTCACGGGGATACCAGTGAAGGGGCATGACGAGCGAAACCTCAGCGAGTTGATCTTCATTCCCCCGCAGGAACGGTTGCCCAAAGCCATGTTGACCGTCCACCGCGAGTTCGTCTCAGCCCGGGGTCAGCCGATCTCGATGGTCTGTGAAGGCACCCCCAGTCTGGGTCTGGCACACGGACTGGATAATGACGTTCTGGTCGCGCTGATCAATCTGTACATCACAGCGGGTGCTCCGGCCGATGGCATGATTCGGACCACGCTCTATGCCCTGATGGAAGTCATCAATATGCCCAAAACGGCGTATTACTACCGGGCGGTGCATGCGGGGCTCCAACGGCTCCAACGAACCAGCTACAGCATCACCACACCAGGGTGGTACGACGCTGGAGAGCAAATCTACGTGACCAGTCACTTCAGCATTCTCAATACCGTCAACACCAGCCATGTCAAAACCGGCGTTGATCACCGGTCATTGTTACAGATTATGATCAATGACCGAATTACTGAAAATATCCGGAATGGCTATGTCAAACCGCTGGATCTCAGATTGTACGGTCAGCTTCCCACGCTGGGATCAAGAACACTCTATCGGCATCTCGATAGTTATCTCCATGCTGAGAAAGCCAGGGGGAGCGCACCGTATGTCGTCAGCATGCCGCTGATGTCGCTGGCAGAGAATCTCGGGTATCTGGATAAGCGGAGTGATAATCTCCGGCGCACCTTCGATGCGTTGCATCCGCCCCTAATTGCGAGCGGCTACCTGCAGGAGACAGCGTACTCGGGCCGGGGGGCGGCGACCACCGTGCATTACGTGTTCGGCAAGCAGCCGGAGGTCAATGGTGATCATCTTCAGTTGTTGCGGCAATACGGCGTGCATGATGCGGTCGCTGAGCGGTATGCGCGTGAACTGAACGACAACGTGCCGCAGATTGTCGAGCGGTTTCTGGCTCAGAAGGCGCGGCGGACCAACCGGGTCAAGGATGACGCCGCCTATCTGGTATCGCTGCTTCAGAATGCCAGCAGTGTGCTGGCGTCCAGCAAGCGTGAGGAAGTTGAACAGCTCCATCAGCAGCAGGCGAGCAAGAAGCAGGCCAAGGTCGAAGCGCGGCAGCAGCAGGTGCCGTTGCTGTCGACGACGTTGAATGATCTGGCACCGGAAGCGGCCGCCGAGAAGATTTTTAATCGGTTTCGCCGCCGACTCTTTGTGACCAGGGGCCTGACGGTGAGCGAACTGGATCAGCTGGCGCTCTTGGTGAGCACCGGCCATGTCCTTCCAGATGAGATGGAAAAGAGCGTCATGCGGGCAACCAGCACAGCTGCACAAGGTGGGGATGCAATGGCGCTACTCAGGAATTATTTAAACTCATAG
- a CDS encoding bifunctional DNA primase/polymerase, with product MNDLLEEAHAYLRMGYSVCPIDTLRNKAPHDAALIQSGHSELRTGPHGRPARPVGIWRDLQHTRPTPAMLDLWFGNPDGRGVALVTGQLSGVVVLDFDGAPGVALLSHLGLRPHTRTPSGGYHVHVRHPGWPVRTVASKNLRDGSLPGGLDVRGDGGMAMLPPTLVPDKGFYTRLRDMANLLSPQELPEDLRRATGLHSAPVPRAVQLPLPRHVQQDEERWPSDDLLHRALERVQRGDSRNETGFWLARMLHNNRYSEQEIRQVGERYVDHVPDVNTKGTREHYAVTHFMASLRQVLRNPPGEPWQRRAPIPERRPSLIDIMQEHWGSYSPQRRERLAHLVTLLWKPHKPLEDIVVFFRLLGYDDAAQITNVYQQDPHKESNVTWGQVWKLIH from the coding sequence GTGAATGACCTACTCGAAGAAGCGCACGCCTACCTGCGGATGGGATACAGCGTGTGTCCCATCGACACCTTGCGGAACAAAGCCCCTCACGACGCCGCCCTGATTCAGAGCGGTCACAGCGAACTGAGAACCGGTCCCCACGGACGCCCTGCACGGCCCGTGGGGATCTGGCGTGACCTGCAGCACACCCGTCCGACGCCAGCGATGCTCGATCTCTGGTTTGGGAATCCCGACGGACGCGGCGTGGCCCTGGTGACCGGGCAACTCAGTGGCGTCGTGGTCCTGGACTTCGACGGTGCACCAGGCGTCGCCCTGCTGTCCCATCTGGGCCTGCGACCTCATACCCGCACACCCAGTGGCGGGTACCACGTGCATGTCCGTCATCCTGGCTGGCCAGTACGCACAGTGGCGAGCAAGAACCTGAGAGACGGTTCGCTTCCCGGCGGTCTGGATGTGCGCGGCGATGGAGGCATGGCGATGCTCCCCCCGACACTGGTACCGGACAAGGGTTTCTACACCCGACTGCGCGATATGGCGAATCTGCTCAGTCCACAGGAGCTCCCGGAAGATCTGCGGCGCGCCACTGGCCTCCACAGTGCGCCTGTGCCCAGGGCCGTGCAGCTGCCCCTTCCCAGGCATGTTCAACAGGATGAAGAACGCTGGCCCAGTGATGATCTGCTGCACCGAGCCCTAGAACGGGTCCAGCGGGGTGACAGCCGCAATGAAACTGGCTTCTGGCTGGCACGAATGCTGCATAACAACCGCTACAGCGAACAGGAAATCCGGCAGGTGGGAGAGCGGTACGTGGATCATGTCCCAGACGTCAACACCAAAGGCACACGTGAACACTACGCGGTCACCCACTTCATGGCCTCTCTGCGTCAAGTCCTGAGAAATCCGCCCGGTGAACCGTGGCAACGCCGAGCACCGATACCGGAACGCCGTCCCAGTCTGATCGACATCATGCAGGAGCACTGGGGAAGCTATTCGCCACAGCGGCGTGAGCGCCTGGCCCACCTGGTGACGCTGCTGTGGAAGCCGCACAAACCCCTTGAGGACATCGTGGTGTTCTTCCGGCTGCTGGGATATGACGACGCTGCACAGATCACCAACGTGTATCAGCAGGACCCACACAAGGAGAGCAACGTGACGTGGGGACAGGTCTGGAAACTGATCCACTGA